DNA sequence from the Pedobacter sp. W3I1 genome:
GCTCAACTACATAACCTTCCCAGGATGCGCCAATGCCTGGATGGCCAAACAAATCACTGTAACTTGGGATGTTTAATAAACGGTGTAAAATGCCGGTATCTCTGATATATGTTTTTGGCGACTTAATTAAGCGCTTTTTGGCATTAACAAACCATGGCTGTAATCTTCTGATCAAAAAACCTCCCTCTAAAAAATCTAAATACCGGTTTACAGTGGGTGCACTCACTCCTAAAGATCTTGCAAAGGATTCCCCATTAAATAGATTTCCGTTTAAATGCGCAAGCATACTCCAGAAATTTCTTAGGAGCATCGGGGCTAAATCGACACCAAACATCTTTGCTAAGTCTCTTTCAACATAACTTACGATAAAATCATCAATCCATTCTTTGCTAAGCAAGTCGTTTTCTGATAGTAAGGATTCTGGAAATCCGCCACGAAACCAGTGTTGTTCAAAACCTATTGTATCGGGTAGTTCGGTTAATCCGATGGGACACAATTCATTATAAGAAATTCTACCAGCCAGCGTTTCAGAAACACCTTTGACCAATTCAGGTGAAGCAGATCCTAGCAAGATAAAT
Encoded proteins:
- a CDS encoding ATP-binding protein — encoded protein: MAILGPRQVGKTALGKDLSNEYIYLDMENPRDVAKLQDAYTFLESLQDYTVIIDEVQLLPILFSLLRPLIDAKRTPRRFILLGSASPELVKGVSETLAGRISYNELCPIGLTELPDTIGFEQHWFRGGFPESLLSENDLLSKEWIDDFIVSYVERDLAKMFGVDLAPMLLRNFWSMLAHLNGNLFNGESFARSLGVSAPTVNRYLDFLEGGFLIRRLQPWFVNAKKRLIKSPKTYIRDTGILHRLLNIPSYSDLFGHPGIGASWEGYVVEQIYQIKDKQTDLFFYRTQTGAECDLILVQGITPIACIEIKLSNAPTISKGFISCIKDLEPKYKYIITPNSETYTSSNDITVTNIKNFLLNILPQIQ